From one Agathobaculum sp. NTUH-O15-33 genomic stretch:
- a CDS encoding TRAP transporter large permease produces MPDMTLAIAILLGSFVLLLALRMPIAFTLGISSVVTALYLNLPIATLFQRMVNGVQSFSLMAIPFFILAGEIMGQGGISNRLIAFANALVGRMRGGLAQVNIVASMFFGGISGSAVADTSSIGSMLIPMMKKTGYDDDFSVAVTVTSACQGVMIPPSHNMILFALAAGGGVSIGQLFMGGLIPGILLGLALMLLTAIAARRRGYPKGDKMSGREILKATKDAVLGLLTCVIIVGGVIGGWFTATESAAVAVVYAFIVTFFIYREIPLRRFGGILRKSLRTIAMVMSLIATASMFGWLLAYLQIPAMVTNALLGLSDNRIVILLLINVMCLLLGCIMDMGPLILILTPILMPVATQLGMEPVQFGAMLILNLAIGLCTPPVGAALFVGCSIGGIKIEKATRACLPFYGMMVLVLLLITFWSPLSMFVPSLMLG; encoded by the coding sequence ATGCCTGATATGACCCTTGCCATTGCGATCCTTCTGGGATCCTTCGTCCTTTTGCTCGCACTGCGTATGCCGATCGCGTTTACGCTGGGCATATCTTCCGTCGTCACCGCGCTTTACTTAAATCTGCCCATCGCCACGCTGTTTCAGCGCATGGTGAACGGCGTGCAGTCGTTCAGCTTAATGGCCATTCCTTTTTTTATCCTTGCGGGTGAAATAATGGGGCAGGGCGGTATCTCGAACCGCCTGATCGCCTTTGCCAACGCGCTGGTCGGCCGGATGCGCGGCGGCCTTGCACAGGTCAATATAGTCGCCTCCATGTTCTTCGGCGGCATTTCGGGTTCCGCCGTGGCGGATACGTCCTCCATTGGCTCCATGCTGATCCCCATGATGAAAAAAACGGGGTATGACGATGACTTCTCGGTTGCCGTTACCGTCACCTCGGCCTGTCAAGGCGTGATGATTCCGCCTTCCCATAACATGATTTTATTTGCGCTTGCGGCGGGCGGCGGCGTGTCGATCGGTCAGCTTTTCATGGGCGGATTGATTCCGGGCATTCTGCTGGGTCTGGCCCTGATGCTGCTCACCGCTATTGCCGCGCGCCGCAGAGGGTATCCCAAGGGCGACAAAATGAGCGGCCGTGAAATTTTAAAAGCCACCAAGGACGCGGTTCTCGGCCTGCTTACCTGCGTGATCATCGTCGGCGGCGTGATCGGTGGTTGGTTCACCGCTACCGAATCGGCGGCGGTCGCGGTGGTGTACGCGTTTATTGTCACCTTCTTTATCTATCGGGAGATCCCGCTGCGCCGGTTTGGCGGTATTTTGCGTAAAAGCTTACGCACCATTGCCATGGTGATGAGCCTAATCGCCACGGCCTCCATGTTCGGCTGGCTGCTTGCCTATCTGCAAATCCCGGCCATGGTCACCAACGCTCTGCTGGGGCTGTCGGACAACCGCATCGTCATTCTGCTGCTCATCAACGTCATGTGCCTGCTGCTTGGCTGCATTATGGATATGGGCCCGCTCATCTTAATCCTGACCCCCATCTTGATGCCGGTCGCGACTCAGCTGGGCATGGAGCCCGTTCAGTTCGGCGCCATGCTGATTTTAAACCTCGCGATTGGCCTGTGCACGCCGCCGGTCGGCGCGGCGCTGTTCGTCGGCTGCTCAATCGGCGGTATCAAGATCGAAAAAGCCACGCGCGCCTGTCTGCCGTTTTACGGCATGATGGTGCTCGTTCTGCTGCTCATCACCTTTTGGTCGCCGCTGTCCATGTTTGTACCCAGCCTGATGCTCGGATAA
- the rplT gene encoding 50S ribosomal protein L20: MARVKGAMMTRKRRKKILKRAKGYWGAKSTHYKVANQAVMKSLKYAYIGRKQKKRDFRRLWITRISAACKMNDMNYSRFMNGLKKAGIDLNRKMLAELAVGDKAAFAALAEKAKAAL, translated from the coding sequence ATGGCAAGAGTTAAGGGCGCTATGATGACGCGCAAAAGAAGAAAGAAGATTTTAAAGCGTGCCAAGGGTTACTGGGGCGCAAAATCCACCCACTACAAGGTAGCCAATCAGGCTGTCATGAAGAGCCTGAAGTACGCTTACATCGGCCGCAAGCAGAAGAAGCGCGACTTCCGCCGCCTGTGGATCACCCGCATTTCCGCGGCGTGCAAGATGAACGACATGAACTACAGCCGCTTCATGAACGGTCTGAAGAAGGCCGGCATCGATCTGAACCGCAAGATGCTCGCCGAGCTGGCTGTGGGCGACAAGGCTGCTTTTGCCGCGCTGGCGGAAAAGGCTAAGGCTGCTCTCTAA
- a CDS encoding TRAP transporter small permease, with protein MQAVKKAFRAVFKLLEWFAILCMVVMVAVVFLEVVKRYIFKQGFSWSQEVSTTMMVWFAFIGIAIGVLEKIHMSIEMFTAKLPRRVVAWIDSVDYLLIAAFGVLMIVFGVKIMQVTKNATLPATKLPSAVLYIILPLSGALVLLNGLIVAFRRDQAVLEKTEEQTDA; from the coding sequence ATGCAAGCTGTTAAAAAAGCGTTTCGGGCCGTTTTCAAACTGCTGGAATGGTTCGCCATACTCTGCATGGTCGTTATGGTCGCGGTCGTATTTCTCGAAGTCGTCAAACGCTATATTTTTAAGCAGGGGTTCAGCTGGTCGCAGGAGGTGTCCACCACAATGATGGTTTGGTTCGCCTTTATCGGCATCGCCATTGGCGTATTGGAAAAAATCCATATGTCTATTGAGATGTTTACTGCGAAATTGCCGCGCCGTGTGGTGGCATGGATCGACTCGGTGGATTATTTGCTGATCGCGGCGTTTGGGGTGCTGATGATCGTATTTGGCGTAAAGATCATGCAGGTCACGAAAAACGCGACGCTGCCCGCCACCAAGCTGCCTTCAGCTGTTCTTTATATTATTCTGCCCCTATCCGGCGCGCTGGTTTTGCTCAATGGGCTGATCGTTGCTTTTCGCCGCGATCAGGCTGTGCTGGAAAAAACGGAGGAACAAACCGATGCCTGA
- the infC gene encoding translation initiation factor IF-3: MEHQINDEIRDKEVRLIGDDGEQLGVVPIQQAQGLAIEKGLDLVKIAPQAKPPVCKIMNYGKFRFEQAKRDKEARKNQRVVEIKEIRLTPNTDIGDLNTKVKNACKFLKEGDKVKVAVRFRGRQVTHASLGQDLLRRFAEMCSECSTVEKLPKLEGRQMLMFLAPIKEK, from the coding sequence ATGGAACATCAGATCAACGATGAGATTCGCGACAAGGAAGTCCGTCTGATCGGCGACGACGGCGAACAGCTCGGCGTCGTGCCCATCCAGCAGGCGCAGGGCCTCGCTATTGAGAAAGGTCTTGATTTGGTCAAGATCGCCCCGCAGGCCAAGCCGCCCGTCTGCAAGATCATGAACTACGGCAAGTTCCGTTTTGAACAGGCCAAGCGTGACAAAGAAGCGCGCAAGAATCAGCGTGTCGTGGAGATCAAAGAGATTCGCCTGACCCCTAACACCGATATCGGCGACCTGAACACCAAGGTCAAAAACGCCTGCAAGTTCCTAAAGGAAGGCGACAAGGTCAAGGTAGCGGTCCGTTTTCGCGGCCGTCAGGTAACGCATGCGTCGCTCGGTCAGGATCTGCTCCGTCGCTTTGCTGAAATGTGCAGCGAATGCAGCACGGTGGAAAAGCTGCCCAAGCTAGAAGGCCGCCAGATGCTTATGTTCTTGGCGCCCATCAAGGAAAAGTAA
- the rpmI gene encoding 50S ribosomal protein L35, translating into MPKIKTHSGAKKRFTVTKSGKIKRGQVGKRHLLNGHGKTSKRLRHLRKEAFADATNVAQVKRLIPYK; encoded by the coding sequence ATGCCTAAGATCAAAACGCACAGCGGTGCAAAAAAGAGATTCACTGTTACCAAGTCCGGTAAAATCAAGCGCGGCCAAGTCGGCAAGCGCCACCTGCTCAATGGACACGGCAAAACGTCCAAGCGCCTGCGCCACCTGCGCAAGGAAGCATTCGCAGATGCGACCAACGTCGCACAGGTTAAGCGCCTGATCCCCTACAAATAA
- a CDS encoding DUF1292 domain-containing protein, producing the protein MSEEFGNDFVTLTDEDGNEVEFEHIDTVEYKGETYLAFIPAELAVEEEAEVVILQVVEENGEEILATVEDDEVADAVFQLIIERAEAEEE; encoded by the coding sequence ATGAGTGAAGAGTTTGGCAACGATTTTGTAACTCTGACCGATGAGGACGGCAACGAGGTCGAATTTGAACACATCGACACCGTGGAATACAAGGGCGAAACCTATCTGGCGTTTATCCCCGCCGAGCTGGCGGTAGAAGAAGAGGCCGAGGTGGTCATTCTTCAGGTCGTCGAAGAGAACGGCGAGGAGATTCTCGCAACCGTGGAGGACGACGAGGTAGCCGACGCGGTGTTCCAGCTCATCATCGAGCGCGCGGAAGCCGAAGAAGAGTAA
- a CDS encoding orotate phosphoribosyltransferase: MQQPIRVVSRVNSKLYADAIPGHFATNHSHINYYIDMSALKHSQSLATEAARSIAYHFSAISIDTILCLEGTEYIGAFVARELTRESLAGLNSGGDLFLVEPDSNVNGQFIFADNLRPMIEHKNVLVLVTSASTGQTLSQTRECVEYYGGRVAGFSALFSNISELNGRPVVSLFSGADFPHYHNCSHGKNCPDCAAGIPLDAIVTPRGYTKI; the protein is encoded by the coding sequence ATGCAGCAGCCCATCCGCGTGGTCTCCCGGGTCAATTCCAAGCTTTATGCAGATGCGATCCCCGGCCATTTCGCGACAAACCATTCCCATATCAACTATTATATCGACATGTCTGCTTTGAAACACAGCCAAAGTTTGGCGACCGAGGCGGCGCGCAGTATCGCTTATCATTTTTCCGCCATCAGCATCGATACCATCCTCTGTTTAGAGGGTACGGAATATATCGGCGCGTTTGTCGCGCGCGAGCTGACGCGCGAGAGCCTTGCCGGCCTTAACTCGGGCGGCGACCTGTTCCTTGTCGAGCCGGACTCCAACGTCAACGGCCAATTTATTTTTGCGGACAACCTGCGTCCGATGATTGAGCATAAGAACGTGCTCGTGCTCGTTACCTCGGCCTCCACCGGCCAAACGCTTTCCCAAACGCGCGAATGCGTGGAATACTACGGCGGCCGCGTGGCGGGCTTCTCCGCCCTGTTCTCCAACATCTCCGAGCTGAACGGCAGGCCGGTCGTCAGCCTGTTCTCCGGCGCGGATTTCCCGCATTACCACAACTGCTCCCACGGCAAAAACTGCCCTGACTGCGCCGCCGGCATCCCGCTCGACGCGATCGTCACCCCGCGCGGCTATACCAAAATTTGA